GAACATCTCCAATTTCATCCAGGAAAAGGGTGCCTTGGTTAGCCAATTCAAATTTTCCGACATTACCGCCTTTCTTGGCTCCGGTAAAAGCGCCATCTTCATAGCCAAAAAGTTCACTGGCAATAAGTTCACGAGGCAAGGCAGCACAATTGATAGCAATAAAAGGATTGTTTTTTCGCGGACTTTCATTATGTATAGCTTGAGCAATGACATCTTTACCTGTTCCGCTTTCACCTAATAGTAATACGTTAGAATCAGATTGGGATGTGATTTTAGCAATATTTATAATCTCCTGGAATTTTAAGTTGTTGCCGATTATGTTATTAAAAGTCATTTTAGCGCTGCGGCCAATCCATTTTCCAACAATACTATTGATGCGTTCGCTCTCCCTTATAATGATCACCGATCCCATATCAGTGGGGTTGGAACTATGCAGGGGGGTACAAGTAATATAGCAGTTAATTTGTTTTTTCTTATAATATAAAACTAAAAAATTATCTGTGATTGTCCGACCTTGAGTTACACTATTAATAAAAAATTTATTTTTAGGATTATCACCAAAGATATTATGGATATTGGCCTCTATAGTGCCAGTTAATTTAAGCCCTAGAATTTTGGAGCATTTTTTATTTATATATGTAATATTACCGTTTACATCTACGACCATTACCCCGTCCGACATTGAATCAGTAATGACTTGGTGATATTTGAAAATTCGATTTAACATCATGGTAGATTGAATATGATCGGCCGCGGCTACTACCATACCAAGTGTATGATAACTTACCTTCTCGTAAGAAGCAGCCATACCTATGCTGCCTATAACACGTCCGTTGTCAACTATTGGGGCAAAGGATGATGCGCCTGTTATGGCAAATAAGCAAAAATGCTCGTAAGAGTATATAGAAATAGGCTTTACTAAAGAAATACATAATTGACCACTGTTAGTCCCTACCTTTTCTTCGGTCCATATGGTACCCTCAACCACATTTGAGCGTTTTGACCAATCAATGGATTCTTTATCGCCAATTATTTTAAGGACTACGCAGTTGGCATCGCTCAATATAACTACGAATCCACTTCCTTTAACAAATTCCGATAAGCGTTCCATGACTGGAATAGCGGTTTCCATCAGGTATTTAGAATTCTCTAAGGCTTTTCTAAATTCGTGTTTAGGGCTTGTATAAGCAATTTCTTGCATATCGTGCTTGACATTATAATGATAACTTCGTTTCCAGGAATCGTAAATCTCAGGTCGTAATAATCTCTTGCATAATTCGGGACCTGCATGTAATTCCTTCCATACTCTTTTAACTTGATATAAGGGCATATTTTTTTTATTTTCCGGACTTAACATATTGCTTGACATATTGTATTTATTCCTCTCTTACGTTTAATAACACAGCCACGAATAAATACTATTCTTAATTGATTATAAGTTAAATTATAACAATGACTTTATTTTAGATACATGTTTGTTTTTTCTAATTTATCATACCATAAATAATTGTAACTATGGAAGACAAAATGTCACGGTGACAAAATGTAACTATTAATATAATCATTGATTATAAGAGGCGTTAATATAGGCGTTTTCATATGGTATCAAAATTGCAGATAATGTTTAAAAGTATATGTGGCAACGATAAGGGAAAGGAGGAAAATGCTCTAAATAGAACAAAATGTCCTAAAGTTTATTTTCTCTAAATACGAGGATAAGGATGATGAATATGAATATAGATTCAATTGAGAGACTCGTAAAAAGCGAAGGAGAATTCGCTGCAAAACGCTTGGAAAAGTGGGCGGAAGTTATTCCGGACAAGACTTTTTTCTTTTACGGCGAGGAGAATAGACATATATCATTTAAGGAATTTAATCAACTTACTAATAGTATAGCACACAATTTAATATCAATAGGCATTAGTAAAGGTGACAGAGTGTCAGTATTTCTAAAGAATCCCGTTGCAACAACTTTGACTATGTTTAGTATTTGGAAGGTTGGAGCTGTGTATTGTCCTGTTAATACCAGTTACATGGGAAAGTTATTGGCTTATCAAATTAACGATATCAAATCCAAAGCGTTAATAACAGAGAGAAATATGGTATCGCTTGTTAATGATATTAAAGATGATATTGAAAATCTATTGGTAGTTGTATATAACCCCCAAAAAGACGAACATGACTACAATTCCGAGACAGCAAAAATTAAACTGGTTAAAAAATTTAAAGAGATATTATTTGAAAGCCTCTTATTAGGTAAAACAGCAAATTTGGAAACAAATTTAACCTTCAAAGATATTGCGAACATTATTTATACCTCCGGGACTACCGGCCCTGCCAAAGGGGTTGTCCAATCGCACCGCTATGTCAATACATACATAGCTTTTTGGAGGAATTTTACCAACCAAGAGGATGTTATTTATTCCGATATACCTTTATATCATATTGGTGGCGCCTTTCAGAATATAGTTAGGGCAGCATGGGTCGGATGTACAGTAGCTGTATGGGATAAGTTCAGCCCCAATGAATTTTGGAATCGGATTAAACTTTGCGGGGCGACTAATGCCATATTGTTAGATGTTATGATACCCTGGCTTTTGAATGCCAAGGAGACTCCGAATGATCGGATAAATACTTTAAATAAGGTTTACATGCAACCTCTGCCCATGCATCATAATGCGATTGCCAGGAGGTTTGGGTTTGATTTTGTTATAGCAGGCTATGGTCAAACAGAAGCCGGAAATGGGTTCGCAGGTATCATAGAAGAACTGGATGAAGATGAGGGTACTCCTCATGAGTTGTATAACGGTTATTCTCATGAGGAAATACGGGCAATAGGCCGGAAAATTAATGCAACAATTGTTCAAGGAGAACAAGAGTTCAAAAAAGGTTTTATGGGTAAACCCTCATTTTATCTGCAGGCAGTTGTTTTAAACGATAACGATGAAGAATGCCAACCGAAACAAGTTGGGCAGATATGTTTTCGATCATATTTACCCTATACCATCATAGATGAATACTACGGCAAACCTGAAGCTACAGTAAAGAAGTTTAAAAACTTTTGGTTCCATTCCGGGGATGCCGGCTTTGTGGATGAAAATGGATATTTTTATTTTCTTGACCGAATAAGTGGATGTATCAGGCGTAGGGGAGAGAATATTTCTTCTTATCAAATCGAAGATATAATAAACGGCCACCCCAGTGTAGATTGTTGCGCAGCTTTTCCCATTTCTGCAAAAGAAGGAGAAGAAGATGATATTGTTGTGTTTATTGTTTCCAGAAAAGGGGAAGACCTCGAAGAGAAAAATCTAGTTCAATGGGTTAAAGGGAAAATGCCAAAGTTTATGTGGCCTCAATATGTAAGATTTGTTAACGATTTACCACGGACCCCTACCAACAAAATATTGAAATTCAAGCTTCGGGAAATGATCTTAAAAGAACTGGATGCTAAAGACCACGGTTTACAAAATAAAAACTAAAATGATAAGGGGAAATGTATTATGCAGAAGTATCGTGTTATTATTTGGGGTCTGGGGAATATCGGAAGAGTTGCCGTGAGAATGTGCATGGAAAAGGAAACCTTGGAGCTGGTTGGGGCTATTGATGTAACACCCGACAAAGTGGGCAAGGATGCAGGTGAGATATTCGGTTTTGGTAAGTCAGGGGTTATTGTTTCAGATAATATGGAAGAGGTCTTTGCACTCGATGCTGACGTCATCATGTGCTACCTCCCCTGCTTGATGAAAAAAGGTTCCCTTAAGCCCAGCGCTGATAATATCGTCAAAGCGATCAATGCAAAAAAAAATGTCATCACGACCATCCCGATTTCCTATTCACGGTATTCGGATCCGGACATTACAAAGATGTTGGATGACACAGCGAAAGAAAATGGTGTGACTTTTTTGCAAATTGGTTTAATGCCCGGTTTGTATTCCAGCTATTTTCCCATCGTGCTTAGTGCCGCTATGGAGAAAGTTGATCGCGTCATTATGGAATGCGGCGAAGATGATCAGGGCAACACCTCGGACTGGGTCAGGTTTTTCAGCTACGGATCGAAACCGGAAGACGTAGATATCGGAGCCGTTCGGCGGGGAATATCTACTTATTATGCAGATGGTGTCTGGGAAGTAGGGGATAGGCTCGGATATAAAATGTCGGATGTCTATTGTACCAATGAAGTGTTTACAACATCCATTCCGCTGAAAACAGCATGGGGCGATATACCAGTGGGAGGCATTTGTGGGCACAAGTTCGTATGGCACGGGATGGTTGGAGAAGAGGAAAAGGTTTCTCTGGTTTACATTCATAATGTCTGCAACGATCAGATCGAAACGCCAAAGATTGTCGAAAGAATTCGTCTGGAAGGTTCACCGTCTGCCATAGAAGCAGAAATTAAGGGCTTAATGTCTCCCTTTGATCAAAGTTTTGAAACCAGCGTTGCTCCGACCATACACATTATCCCGAGAGTAATTGCAGCGGAACCGGGCCTGAAATACCCGTTGGATTTGCCGGTCATTAATTCAATTCGATAAAATCTTTACATTAGAAAAGTGAAGATTGGCTAACCACAGCGGATGTATATTTGAAGATAGCAAGCTGAATATAAGGGTCAGCAGCCAGGTTAAAAGCCATAGTGCAAAATAAGCCACCAGCCATCTCAGCAATCTATGTTGAAAGCAGGTGGCTTTCAACCGCGACGATGCCGTAAGGGAGTAAAAATTTGCAGTAATTCGTTGGCCACAAGTTTGGTCATCAGAACCCCGCACTGCTTCATTTCGTCAATTTGCACTGAAGAGCTTCCTGAACAGCACAGTCTTTACCGCAGACTGCACACAGGTGTGCCCGCAGTCTTTTTTCCGAGCGGCAATCAGATGCCGCTAGACTCTATAAACCGGAGGTTCGGAGATCCAATTTTTGAGCTTGCCATATTCGTATATCTTATCATAAATATCAACTTCTTCTAATAAAAAATCTTTGAACAATTTTCTTATTTTTGGTGAAGGCGCTTGTCTAAAAGCTTCTATATGAATGTTTAAAAATGCTTGTATACCGGAAAATATTCGCAAAAAAACATATTTATCGGAAACATCCTCCGCTTTAACGACGGTATTAACCGCAGCGCGGTGTCTATCGGGTGTAGGGATAGCATAATCTTTCATCCAGTTTTCAAGAATATTAATCTGCTTATTAAGCCGCTTTAGTCCTAATTCCATAACAAGTTTTAAGTCAACATCTTTTACGTGGTTTAATAAAATTTGAGTTTCTTCTATTACATCGTATCTATAGGTTAATTCAATCCATAGGCTGCTTACTTCAAGTATATTTATTTCTTCTTGTAAAACCCGCGACGGCTTGCCAATGTCAATTATCTTCTCCATAAGCTGCAATATTTCCATGTTAGTATCACCTCATGGACTATTCTGCACTATTATGAAAAAAACATGCTTAATCACTGCACAGATACTTTACCTTGATCACCGTCCACTGTAACTTTTTGGCCGTCTTTGAGAACCTTCATAATACCCGGGATGTTAACCACCGCCGGTACTCGTACGTAAGACAAATGCCACTTTTTTCACTGTGTTTTTCCCTTTTGTTACAAAATGTCTCTGATGCACCCCGGTATTTATGCCCACAAAAGCTTAAACCTGCTTCCTTAGAGTTTAATTTTGAGGTAACGAACTTCGGAAATCTAATTCTTGAAAAACTTGACAAACGCGCTACTATGTACTACCATATAGTCACACCTACTATGCACCACACAGTAGGTGTGACTATACGCCGTTAATAGTGCCATTGAAAAAATGGAAATAGGCTAATTCCCGGGCTATTGACGTTTTTCTTATAAGACGTTAATAGGCCATTGAAAAAGGAAGCAGGGAAAACCATGTTTGATAAATCGCAGCTTATGCGGGGCACATTGGAAGGCTGTATCTTGAAGATTATCAGTTTAAAAATCACCTATGGATATGAGATTATGCTGACATTGAATGCCTACGGTTTTGAGGATATCCGGGAGGGGACCATCTATCCCTTGCTGGTCCGGCTGGAAAAGAAAGGGTTTATTACAGCTGAATTTAAACCTTCCCCGCTCGGACCCAGCAGAAAATATTATGCGATCGCCGCAGAAGGCATGGAAACCTTAAAGGAATTTGAATCTTACTGGAAAAGTATTTCCAAGGCCGTCAACACTATTTTTGTTTTGGAGGAATAAAAAGATGACCAATCAATTAAAAAGATTACGCCGGGAAAACAATACCCTGGATAAACAGGTGCTACAAGAAAACAACACGATTCTCACCAATATGGTCTGCTATCTCCGTTCCTCCCGCTTATGTGAATATGATATCGAAATTATCCGCAAAGAGCTTACAGGAATGGCGCTGGAAGCACAGTTAAGAGGAGAAAGTTTCGGTAATATGGTCGGAGAAGACTTCCGAGCCTTCTGTGATGAATTGATGAAAAGCGGCAGACAAAAAACGCGCTGCGAAAAAATACTGGAACTGGTCACGATTCTGACCTGGGGCCTGGGAATATTATTTGTGATTGAGCTATTTTTTTCCTTAACATTGTTCAATTTGTTTAAACCAGGCCCGGACATAATGCCTGTAACCTCGGGATTTCTGCTTTCGACCTTGTTGACCCTCGTCTTTGTATACGGCCTTTATTATTCTATTACCAGAAAAGCCTTTGAATTGTCAGGACATGACCGCAAGACGAAAACTATTTTCATTCTCGGCTTTTCAGCCTCATGGACGGCCATTGTCTTAATTAAAGTATTGATGAAAACCGTAATCTTCAGCATCACTTTCTGGTACCCGCTTATCTTTTTTATCATTGCTCTAGTGGTGA
This genomic interval from Desulfoscipio sp. XC116 contains the following:
- a CDS encoding sigma 54-interacting transcriptional regulator; the protein is MSSNMLSPENKKNMPLYQVKRVWKELHAGPELCKRLLRPEIYDSWKRSYHYNVKHDMQEIAYTSPKHEFRKALENSKYLMETAIPVMERLSEFVKGSGFVVILSDANCVVLKIIGDKESIDWSKRSNVVEGTIWTEEKVGTNSGQLCISLVKPISIYSYEHFCLFAITGASSFAPIVDNGRVIGSIGMAASYEKVSYHTLGMVVAAADHIQSTMMLNRIFKYHQVITDSMSDGVMVVDVNGNITYINKKCSKILGLKLTGTIEANIHNIFGDNPKNKFFINSVTQGRTITDNFLVLYYKKKQINCYITCTPLHSSNPTDMGSVIIIRESERINSIVGKWIGRSAKMTFNNIIGNNLKFQEIINIAKITSQSDSNVLLLGESGTGKDVIAQAIHNESPRKNNPFIAINCAALPRELIASELFGYEDGAFTGAKKGGNVGKFELANQGTLFLDEIGDVPLDLQVSLLRVLEEKSVIRLGGSKLIPVNVRIVAATNKDLEEEISRNIFRRDLYYRLGVIRLIIPPLRERKDDIPLLIEHFLGLICKRFGKPPKRLSPQAMSNLINYAWPGNIRELQNLLESAIQLTLSEEIDCSFIADYLGLKYNQIQLKNNRNSHLKVLSSEEQLMLEDILIKNKYNKSKTAKELGISRQCLYRKLHKYNLLT
- a CDS encoding AMP-binding protein, with translation MNIDSIERLVKSEGEFAAKRLEKWAEVIPDKTFFFYGEENRHISFKEFNQLTNSIAHNLISIGISKGDRVSVFLKNPVATTLTMFSIWKVGAVYCPVNTSYMGKLLAYQINDIKSKALITERNMVSLVNDIKDDIENLLVVVYNPQKDEHDYNSETAKIKLVKKFKEILFESLLLGKTANLETNLTFKDIANIIYTSGTTGPAKGVVQSHRYVNTYIAFWRNFTNQEDVIYSDIPLYHIGGAFQNIVRAAWVGCTVAVWDKFSPNEFWNRIKLCGATNAILLDVMIPWLLNAKETPNDRINTLNKVYMQPLPMHHNAIARRFGFDFVIAGYGQTEAGNGFAGIIEELDEDEGTPHELYNGYSHEEIRAIGRKINATIVQGEQEFKKGFMGKPSFYLQAVVLNDNDEECQPKQVGQICFRSYLPYTIIDEYYGKPEATVKKFKNFWFHSGDAGFVDENGYFYFLDRISGCIRRRGENISSYQIEDIINGHPSVDCCAAFPISAKEGEEDDIVVFIVSRKGEDLEEKNLVQWVKGKMPKFMWPQYVRFVNDLPRTPTNKILKFKLREMILKELDAKDHGLQNKN
- a CDS encoding DUF3231 family protein yields the protein MEILQLMEKIIDIGKPSRVLQEEINILEVSSLWIELTYRYDVIEETQILLNHVKDVDLKLVMELGLKRLNKQINILENWMKDYAIPTPDRHRAAVNTVVKAEDVSDKYVFLRIFSGIQAFLNIHIEAFRQAPSPKIRKLFKDFLLEEVDIYDKIYEYGKLKNWISEPPVYRV
- a CDS encoding PadR family transcriptional regulator, translating into MFDKSQLMRGTLEGCILKIISLKITYGYEIMLTLNAYGFEDIREGTIYPLLVRLEKKGFITAEFKPSPLGPSRKYYAIAAEGMETLKEFESYWKSISKAVNTIFVLEE